One genomic region from Lacerta agilis isolate rLacAgi1 chromosome 13, rLacAgi1.pri, whole genome shotgun sequence encodes:
- the DNAAF5 gene encoding dynein assembly factor 5, axonemal, with translation MADEPGAIGDHHPRVAEVSQAVSRHLDRLQDGSRQSRLQALAGLRAEVLERQLPPPVLQEVFAKAMLRPLTRCLVADPAERCRELALELTRHGVSHGSRPEQALPFLVPALTQRLGLPPGEGEPCEELRLGLLQLLSLLLQACRGDALAPYLPELVRALRGALLDPYPQAKREGCAAAAACAKAMPDTFHMQSESLINPLMQAISHQHYRVRVAVIQATGAVIQFGNVKSLDDVLSHLAQRCFDEIPQVREAVTSVTGEWLLHLRDRYSYFHKLIPLLLTGLTDEIHENKELALTYWKKVGSQWEKENENDIKDKLDFYIVPPYYPPGLTRPDLGCRELVIRNIFKILPGLCHDITDWVEGTRIKASQLLVILLQHVEDHITQHMELLLRTLYRVCSDEESNVTRNCVNAAELIGAFVSPAVSLKLITSDLEKAPMPSYLMVLAAVIRGSPRKVLQPHLVHLASTLACPEIRQRSEEVFYMEQLLCCVEALIDVCQEDCKEVSLQLMKVLVTITAIPTSGPLHVKLEEAMDALAQVQHLEGAVCLYQQHISQLMEWVSLTHDRWTCFSPELLQFDVIATYSGPMIGKALQDFILILKTCLQTSRDPRMRLKLFSTLSQLLQKPNETVNSQGQFCNYLEILIKDILAPNLQWQAGRTAAAIRTTAVSCLWALIYSELLSPEEMLKVEDVLMPKIVATLEEDSKMTRLMSCRIISIFLDGCVKQFELSKIYPELLKRLDDSSHEVRLAAANALLSWFRCINNDEKKALLKTNIEFLYQELLVHLDDPDQNIQSAVLDILKEGGVLYPDSLAKQIEAVVHKHRSPAYCDQLLLHIESTGWRYSES, from the exons ATGGCTGACGAGCCAGGGGCCATCGGAGACCACCACCCTCGCGTGGCCGAGGTCAGCCAAGCGGTGTCCCGGCACCTCGACCGCCTGCAGGACGGGTCCCGGCAGTCCCGCTTGCAGGCGCTGGCCGGCCTCCGCGCGGAGGTCCTGGAACGGCAGCTCCCGCCGCCGGTGCTCCAGGAGGTGTTCGCGAAGGCGATGCTCCGGCCGCTGACGCGCTGCCTGGTGGCCGACCCGGCCGAGCGCTGCCGGGAGCTGGCGCTGGAGCTGACCCGCCACGGCGTGAGCCACGGCAGCCGGCCGGAGCAGGCGCTGCCCTTCCTGGTGCCGGCGCTGACGCAGCGCCTGGGCCTCCCGCCGGGTGAAGGCGAGCCGTGCGAGGAGCTGCGCCTGGGCCTCCTGCAGCTGCTCAGCCTCCTGCTGCAGGCGTGCCGAGGAGACGCCCTGGCGCCTTACCTGCCCGAGCTGGTGCGCGCCCTGCGAGGCGCCCTCCTCGACCCGTATCCGCAGGCCAAGCGAGAGGGCTGCGCGGCAGCCGCCGCCTGCGCCAAGGCCATGCCAG ATACCTTTCACATGCAGTCAGAAAGTTTGATCAATCCCTTAATGCAAGCAATTTCCCATCAACACTATAGAGTCCGTGTTGCTGTCATTCAGGCTACAGGAGCAGTGATTCAGTTTGGTAATGTGAAGTCTCTGGACGATGTGCTGTCTCACCTAGCCCAGCGGTGTTTTGATGAGATCCCACAG GTTAGAGAGGCTGTTACCAGTGTCACTGGAGAGTGGCTACTGCACCTGCGGGATAGGTATTCCTATTTTCACAAGTTAATTCCTCTGTTACTCACTGGCCTTACTGATGAAATACATGAAAACAA GGAACTGGCTCTAACTTATTGGAAGAAAGTAGGCTCGCAATGGGAAAAAGAAAACGAGAACGATATTAAAGATAAACTTGACTTCTATATTGTGCCACCTTATTATCCTCCAGGAT TGACTCGTCCAGATCTGGGATGTCGGGAGCTGGTGATcagaaacattttcaaaatacTTCCAGGTCTCTGCCATGATATAACTGACTGGGTTGAGGGCACCAGAATAAAGGCGTCACAGCTTCTGGTTATATTATTGCAGCATGTAGAAGACCACATCACACAACACATGGAACTCCTCCTTAGAACTCTGTACCGGGTGTGCTCAGATGAAGAAAGTAATGTGACTAGGAAT TGTGTGAATGCAGCAGAGCTGATTGGCGCCTTTGTCAGCCCAGCAGTATCTCTGAAGTTAATCACGTCTGACCTTGAAAAAGCGCCTATGCCATCCTACCTCATGGTGCTAGCGGCAGTTATAAGGGGTTCGCCAAGGAAAGTCTTGCAGCCTCATTTGGTGCACCTTGCCAGCACACTGGCTTGCCCTGAAATAAGACAGAGGTCTGAAGAG GTCTTTTACatggagcagctgctttgctgtGTGGAAGCGCTCATTGATGTATGCCAAGAGGACTGTAAAGAAGTAAGCCTTCAGCTAATGAAGGTTTTGGTAACAATAACGGCCATACCAACTTCTGGACCCTTGCATGTGAAG ttagAAGAGGCAATGGATGCATTGGCTCAAGTGCAGCACTTGGAGGGTGCTGTTTGCCTTTATCAACAACATATATCTCAACTTATGGAATGGGTATCCTTAACTCATGATCGTTGGACCTGCTTCTCTCCAGAATTACTACAGTTTGATGTGATTGCCACTTATTCAG gCCCCATGATTGGCAAAGCTCTTCAGGATTTTATTCTCATTCTTAAAACATGTCTTCAGACATCTAGAGATCCCAGGATGCGTCTGAAACTATTCAGTACTTTATCCCAGTTGCTTCAGAAACCAAATGAGACCGTCAATTCTCAAGG GCAGTTTTGTAACTACCTTGAGATCCTGATAAAAGACATCCTGGCTCCTAATCTGCAGTGGCAAGCTGGAAGAACAGCAGCTGCCATCCGCACAACTGCTGTATCATGCCTCTGGGCTCTTATTTACAGTGAACTGCTTTCACCAGAAGAG ATGCTGAAAGTTGAAGATGTGCTGATGCCCAAAATAGTTGCCACACTGGAAGAAGATTCCAAAATGACACGCTTAATGTCTTGTCGAATAATCAGCATTTTTCTAGACGGCTGCGTAAAACAATTTGAACTCAGCAAAATTTATCCAG AACTCCTAAAGCGTTTGGATGATTCATCGCATGAGGTACGACTAGCAGCTGCCAATGCCTTACTTAGCTGGTTCAGATGTATAAACAATGATGAAAAGAAAGCCCTATTAAAAACCAACATTGAGTTCCTGTATCAAGAACTGTTGGTTCACCTAGATGACCCTGACCAGAATATCCAGTCTGCTGTCTTAG ATATTTTGAAAGAAGGAGGTGTTCTCTATCCAGATAGCTTGGCAAAACAAATTGAAGCAGTTGTGCACAAACATCGCTCTCCAGCCTACTGTGATCAGTTGCTGCTGCACATTGAATCAACGGGCTGGAGATATTCAGAATCATAA